The Impatiens glandulifera chromosome 8, dImpGla2.1, whole genome shotgun sequence genome includes a window with the following:
- the LOC124911421 gene encoding protein PLASTID TRANSCRIPTIONALLY ACTIVE 14 isoform X2: MSSSISLQQTVHCFLSNFQLSPKVPLPGWRIITGRPQRIRPLRASSSLAEAPPSSFPLFQQPPEPEDLTDSKLEPVDPDFYKIGYVRSVRAYGIEFKQGPDGIGVYASKDIEPTRRARVIMEIPLELMLTISQKTPWMFFPDIIPIGHPIFDIINSTNPETDWDLRLACLLLFAFDKEGNFWQMYGDFLPSAEECTSMLLATEEELLQLQDHNLASTMREQQQRALEFWERNWHSDVPLKIKRLAQEPERFMWAMSIAQSRCINMQMRIGALVQDGNMLIPYADMLNHSFQPNCFFHWRFKDRMLEVMTNAGQRIKKGEEMTINYMSKQKNDVFMQRYGLSSPVNPWDVIEFSGNARIHLDTYLSVMNISGLPDEYYHNKLARDGDSFVDGAVIAAARTLPVWCEGDVPPIPSKERKAVKELQEECQQMLMEFSTSSQQDHQILESIMVEEGGESRKRLETAIKYRLHRKLFIEKVIEALDVYQDRLLF; encoded by the exons ATGTCTTCCTCTATCTCGCTTCAACAGACTGTACACTGTTTCCTCTCCAACTTCCAG CTTTCACCGAAAGTTCCACTTCCCGGATGGAGGATTATAACCGGTAGACCACAGAGAATTCGTCCCTTAAGAGCTTCATCATCACTAGCTGAGGCTCCTCCATCTTCATTTCCACTCTTTCAACAACCTCCAGAGCCTGAAGATTTAACCGATTCTAAG CTGGAACCAGTAGATCCTGATTTTTATAAGATAGGTTATGTTAGAAGTGTTAGAGCTTATGGTATTGAATTCAAGCAAGGACCTGATGGTATTGGTGTTTATGCATCAAAGGATATTGAACCGACTCGTCGCGCTAGG GTGATAATGGAAATTCCATTGGAGTTGATGTTAACAATTAGTCAGAAGACACCTTGGATGTTTTTTCCAGATATAATACCAATTGGTCATCCAATATTTGACATCATTAactcaaccaatccagag ACAGATTGGGACTTGAGGTTGGCATGTCTTCTTCTGTTTGCGTTTGATAAAGAGGGTAACTTTTGGCAGATGTATGGTGATTTCTTGCCAAGTGCCGAAGAGTGTACTAGCATGCTTCTTGCCACAGAG GAGGAACTTTTACAGTTGCAGGACCATAATCTGGCCTCAACAATGAGAGAACAACAACAACGAGCGTTAGAATTTTGGGAGAGGAATTGG CACTCTGATGTACCCCTTAAGATAAAGCGTCTAGCTCAAGAACCAGAAAGATTCATGTGGGCAATGAGTATAGCACAATCTCGATGTATCAACATGCAGATGAGAATTGGTGCTCTTGTTCAAGATGGAAATATGCTAATTCCGTATGCAG ATATGCTAAATCATTCCTTTCAACCAAATTGTTTCTTCCACTGGCGTTTCAAAGATCGCATGCTTGAGGTGATGACTAATGCGGGACAACGAATAAAAAAGGGAGAAGAG ATGACTATCAATTACATGAGCAAACAGAAGAACGACGTGTTCATGCAAAGATATGGTTTATCATCACCAGTG AACCCTTGGGATGTGATAGAGTTTTCAGGAAATGCGAGAATTCATCTAGACACTTACTTGTCGGTGATGAATATCTCTGGCCTTCCGGATGAATATTACCATAACA AACTAGCAAGAGATGGAGATAGTTTTGTTGACGGAGCTGTGATTGCAGCAGCAAGAACATTGCCGGTTTGGTGTGAGGGTGATGTTCCCCCTATACCGAGTAAGGAGAGAAAAGCTGTAAAAGAGTTGCAAGAAGAATGTCAACAGATGCTCATGGAATTCTCGACTTCATCCCAACAAGACCACCAAATCCTAg AGTCTATTATGGTGGAGGAAGGGGGGGAAAGTAGGAAGAGGCTTGAAACAGCCATAAAATATAGATTGCATAGGAAGTTGTTCATAGAGAAGGTGATAGAGGCACTTGATGTTTACCAAGACAGATTATTGTTCTAG
- the LOC124911421 gene encoding protein PLASTID TRANSCRIPTIONALLY ACTIVE 14 isoform X1, producing MSSSISLQQTVHCFLSNFQLSPKVPLPGWRIITGRPQRIRPLRASSSLAEAPPSSFPLFQQPPEPEDLTDSKLEPVDPDFYKIGYVRSVRAYGIEFKQGPDGIGVYASKDIEPTRRARVIMEIPLELMLTISQKTPWMFFPDIIPIGHPIFDIINSTNPETDWDLRLACLLLFAFDKEGNFWQMYGDFLPSAEECTSMLLATEEELLQLQDHNLASTMREQQQRALEFWERNWHSDVPLKIKRLAQEPERFMWAMSIAQSRCINMQMRIGALVQDGNMLIPYADMLNHSFQPNCFFHWRFKDRMLEVMTNAGQRIKKGEEMTINYMSKQKNDVFMQRYGLSSPVNPWDVIEFSGNARIHLDTYLSVMNISGLPDEYYHNKELARDGDSFVDGAVIAAARTLPVWCEGDVPPIPSKERKAVKELQEECQQMLMEFSTSSQQDHQILESIMVEEGGESRKRLETAIKYRLHRKLFIEKVIEALDVYQDRLLF from the exons ATGTCTTCCTCTATCTCGCTTCAACAGACTGTACACTGTTTCCTCTCCAACTTCCAG CTTTCACCGAAAGTTCCACTTCCCGGATGGAGGATTATAACCGGTAGACCACAGAGAATTCGTCCCTTAAGAGCTTCATCATCACTAGCTGAGGCTCCTCCATCTTCATTTCCACTCTTTCAACAACCTCCAGAGCCTGAAGATTTAACCGATTCTAAG CTGGAACCAGTAGATCCTGATTTTTATAAGATAGGTTATGTTAGAAGTGTTAGAGCTTATGGTATTGAATTCAAGCAAGGACCTGATGGTATTGGTGTTTATGCATCAAAGGATATTGAACCGACTCGTCGCGCTAGG GTGATAATGGAAATTCCATTGGAGTTGATGTTAACAATTAGTCAGAAGACACCTTGGATGTTTTTTCCAGATATAATACCAATTGGTCATCCAATATTTGACATCATTAactcaaccaatccagag ACAGATTGGGACTTGAGGTTGGCATGTCTTCTTCTGTTTGCGTTTGATAAAGAGGGTAACTTTTGGCAGATGTATGGTGATTTCTTGCCAAGTGCCGAAGAGTGTACTAGCATGCTTCTTGCCACAGAG GAGGAACTTTTACAGTTGCAGGACCATAATCTGGCCTCAACAATGAGAGAACAACAACAACGAGCGTTAGAATTTTGGGAGAGGAATTGG CACTCTGATGTACCCCTTAAGATAAAGCGTCTAGCTCAAGAACCAGAAAGATTCATGTGGGCAATGAGTATAGCACAATCTCGATGTATCAACATGCAGATGAGAATTGGTGCTCTTGTTCAAGATGGAAATATGCTAATTCCGTATGCAG ATATGCTAAATCATTCCTTTCAACCAAATTGTTTCTTCCACTGGCGTTTCAAAGATCGCATGCTTGAGGTGATGACTAATGCGGGACAACGAATAAAAAAGGGAGAAGAG ATGACTATCAATTACATGAGCAAACAGAAGAACGACGTGTTCATGCAAAGATATGGTTTATCATCACCAGTG AACCCTTGGGATGTGATAGAGTTTTCAGGAAATGCGAGAATTCATCTAGACACTTACTTGTCGGTGATGAATATCTCTGGCCTTCCGGATGAATATTACCATAACA AAGAACTAGCAAGAGATGGAGATAGTTTTGTTGACGGAGCTGTGATTGCAGCAGCAAGAACATTGCCGGTTTGGTGTGAGGGTGATGTTCCCCCTATACCGAGTAAGGAGAGAAAAGCTGTAAAAGAGTTGCAAGAAGAATGTCAACAGATGCTCATGGAATTCTCGACTTCATCCCAACAAGACCACCAAATCCTAg AGTCTATTATGGTGGAGGAAGGGGGGGAAAGTAGGAAGAGGCTTGAAACAGCCATAAAATATAGATTGCATAGGAAGTTGTTCATAGAGAAGGTGATAGAGGCACTTGATGTTTACCAAGACAGATTATTGTTCTAG
- the LOC124912128 gene encoding uncharacterized protein LOC124912128, with amino-acid sequence MAKSIRSKREKRLRAIRREIVKKEPFYENKEAAKLAAQEAALSAPKLPVKTPKNDDSVSMIEGEVAANATTSALTANTMDMDTDEGDKNYLKPTGGIGKKMKKKIKIAKKKSRGKGKIRRKNI; translated from the exons ATGGCGAAATCAATTAGGtcaaaaagagagaagagaCTTAGGGCTATTCGAAGAGAAATCGTCAAGAAGGAACCTTTCTACGAGAATAAAGAAGCTGCAAAACTCGCTGCTCAGGAAGCTGCTCTTTCTGCCCCAAAGTTGCCTGTCAAAACTCCAAAAAACGATGATTCTGTTTCCATGATAGAAGGTGAAGTTGCCGCCAATGCCACTACCTCTGCCTTGACCGCGAACACCATGG ATATGGATACGGATGAGGGGGATAAGAACTACCTAAAACCTACTGGTGGAATTgggaagaaaatgaagaagaaaatcaaGATAGCCAAAAAGAAGTCACGCGGTAAGGGCAAGATCCGAAGGAAGAACATCTAA